DNA from Metabacillus flavus:
ATCATAAAGCATAAGTGCTCTTTTTCTAAGGTCATAAAGCAAAGGCTTGATTGAACTGGTTGTTAGAAAATATTCGATGACACTATGCATACCAGCAATTAGAATCGCGCCCACCATTGCAAGTATCATATAATACGAAGGAAAGCTGAATAGACCTGATTGATATAAATAGACAGAAAGGGAGAAACCAGGCAGTGAAAAGCTAAACAAATGGGGGATATTGATCCTGAAGATTGTGCGCATTGGAAATCTGTGTACTTCATCGAATGCTTTTCTGATTTCTTCAAAAGAGGCATCATGCAGGAGACCTTTTTTGATTGGTGTCAGCTGAAACTTGAGAAAGAAAACGTCTGAAGCTATCATACATAAAAACGAAATCAGCATAATTCCAAACAGAAGAAGCATTTCTTTTGAAGAGATCGATATGGTAGAGAAAATAAAAACAGAGCCTACACCAAAAACAGCTATCAAGGAGCCGGCAATATAATTCGATATCACTTTTTTTATAAAATTTGAATAAGTCTTCAATATTTCACAACCTTTGGAAGCAGTAGCATGATATTCCTAATTATACTAAATTCGACAAAAATATTCATTATTAAAATAATAAAAAACGGCTGATGTCAAATCAGCCGTCTATTGTACCGGGTTAACTGTTTTTTTTGCTTTTTTTTCCTGCAGGTTTTTTCGCTTTTCTTCAAGATCTGCTTGCTCGCTCAGCTTAGGGAGCGTTAACGCATAGAAGATAAAAACAAGAAAAATCACGGAAGCCATTCCATAATAAATATAATCAATCGTTTCAATAAATTTTGGGAAAACAAGAGCGATGAAACCTAAGGTTAGAGACTGGGCTGTCATCATTAGAGGATCAATCCATCCGCTGACTCTACCCATAAGCTTCGGATTCACAATTTTTGGCATCCATCCGCCAATCGCGATATTGATCGGTCCTAAGCATATTCCAATAAAGAAAACAGTTGTTAAGTATACCCACAAATGATCGGTAAAGCCCAGCAAAACAATAAGTGCAGAAGCCGCCAGGATAGGAACGATCATCATTAGATGAGGCTTGATCTTTTTTTCGATGAATGTTGCAATCGCACTGCCGGCAAGAAGACCGATTCCGAGCGATATGGCAAAAAACGAAGCATACCATTCGTAGTTTTCAGGTGATAACTTGTATTTCATCGTAAACATTGGAAGAATGGCAAATCCTCCATTAACGAAGCCAAATACAAAGAACCCAAAAATGATGACAGCAAGAAGCTTGTTTTGAATAATATAAACAATTCCATCTTTAAAATCCCTGAAAGATGTTTTAAAATTAATGTCCTTCCAGTTGGGATTTCCGTTTGGAAGTCTTGCACCTCTAGGAATTTTACAGGCTCTTATCAATAAAGCAGAAATTACAAAGCTGATAAGATCAATCGCAACTGCCCCGTGGATACCGATCGTTTTATATGCGATCGCGCCAAGGCCAACCCCAAACACCATAAATAAACTAAAAAGGATTTGGTTCAAACCGGCTGCCTGAGCGTATTGTTCTTTTTTTAGTATCCCCTGAACGAGGCTGTTTTCAGCGGGAAAGAAGAATTTCGTTACGGAACTTCTTAGAAATAGAATGAAAAAAATGAGAGGGATTGAATTCAGAAAAAGTGCTCCGAAAAGGACGATACTCAGCCCGGCACGGATCCAATCACAATTTTCTGCTACTTTTTTCCTGTCAAAACGGTCTGCTACAACTCCGACCACAAAGAATACAAAGATAGTCGGGAGAGAGTACATAAGCTCTGCAAGCGTCGCATAATAGGGCTGGCTGCTGAAATGCTCCAGCATATAAAAAGCAAAGGCCATGTTGCCGATGGTTGTACCCATTTGCGATGAAAGGGCTGCAAAAAAGAGCTTTACGAAATTAGGATTCTTAAAAATCTCCATTCTAACGCTCCTATTCACCTTTAAATCCAATCAATTGTTATTATAAGTGATTCAATCTTTTTTTAACATGGAATGTTTGTAAATTTTTAACTACAATTTTTCTTTACATCAGCTTCACTAACTGATTATGGAGACCCGTGTACCATTCGGAACAGCAGCAGCAAGCTCAAGAACATCTTTATTATACATTCTTATACACCCTTTTGAAACGGATTGGCCTATAGAAGCGGGGTTATTTGTTCCATGAATGCCGTATCCTGCCTTTGATAAGGAAAGCCACATCGCTCCATAGGGGCCTCCGGGATTCGGCTCTCTGTTCACAATAACAAATTCTCCAATGGGTGTGCTATACAGCATGCGTCCGGTAGCAATGGGATATTGCTTTACTAAAGTTCCATTTCTGTAAAGCCCCAGCTTTTTTTTGCTAATTGATACAGCGATTCGGTAGGGAATGGTGTTCGGATCACGGAGGCCGGGAACGAGAAGCTTTCTGCCTGGTGAGAGGGCAGACTGAACTGTGAGGCCGTTGGCTTTTGCCAGTGCCTCGGGACTGATTCTGAAATCTTTTGCAATTGAACGTACAGTTTCCCCAGCCTTGACCATATAAACCATCCTTAATCCCCCTTTTAATTGACCGCGATTGCCCATGAAAACAAATTATGCAAAAGAAGGCGTTTGTTTCCTTTAAGGAATGAAGTCAATGGGGAAGATTATGGTATAATGAGGTGCAAAATTCATATTGAATTAAGGGTGTTTAAGATGGAAAAAGAAAAATTTGCGATAGTGGATATCGGGTCCAATACAATGAGACTGGTTATTTATGAAAGAGATAAAAGCGGCAGGCTGAAGGAAATTGAAAACGTGAAAGCTGTAGCACGTCTTCGGAATTATCTAAATGAAGAAAATGTACTGGAAGAAGAAGGCATAAAAAAAATGCTGGATACCCTTAAAAGCTTCCAGGAGGTATCCAGGCATCATCAAATGAAAAATGTTCATACAGTAGCGACAGCAACAGTCAGACAAGCAGTTAATAAAGACGAAATATTGGAGCGTGCCGAAAAAGAAACCGATTTTTCAATCAGGCTGCTTTCAGAATACGAAGAAGCTTATTACGGGTATTTAGCAGTTGTGAATTCTACATCCATTAAAAATGGAATTACCATTGATATTGGCGGAGGGAGTACAGAAATAACCCTCTTTGAAAACCGCGAGCTAAAGGAATACCATAGCTTTCCTTTCGGAGCCCTTTCATTAAGAAAGAAGTTTGTAAGCGAAGAACTTCCAGATGAAAAAGAGTCCATTCGTCTCACTGCTTACATTAAAGAGCAGCTTCAAACTCTTCCTTGGCTTAAAGACAATCGTCTCCCTGTTATCGGAATCGGAGGAAGCGCCCGAAATCTGGTACAAGTAGATCAGGCATTAAAGGAATATCCGTTTGCTGGTGTTCATCAGTATGAAATGACCCCGCAGGATATGAAAAATGTCCTCACTTATTTGAAGTCTCAGACTTTTGAAGATTTGCAGCGTGTGGATGGGCTGTCCAAAGACCGCGCCGATCTAATTATTCCTGCTGGAATGGTCTTTCAAGTTCTGTGCAGCCAGGTACAGGCAGATCGGTTCATTATGAGCCGCAAAGGGCTTAGAGACGGCGTGTTTTTTGAGGATCTTTCAAGGGAGTATGGAATCAGCGCTTACCCGAACGTGGTAGAAGAGAGCTTCTATGAGATGGCTACTGACTTTCATATTGACTTAAACCACGTTATTCCGGTTACAAACATGGTTTTCGATTTCGTTCGTCTTTTGGAAAATCACGCTCTTGTCTCCTATTCTGAGGAAGAGCTGACGGATTTAAAAAGGGGAGCCTTTGTTTTTAATTTAGGGCAATACATTGATTCTGAGTCAAGCAGCAAGCATACTTTCTATCTGCTAGCTAACCGGACCATTGATGGAATGACTCATAAAGAAAGATTAAAAACAGCCTTAATCGCATCATTCGTGAGCAAGGCATCCTTAAAGCAATATTTGGAGCCATTTCAGGATTGGTTTACGAAAGACGAACAAAAAAATATCCGGACATCCGGGGCTATTTTAAAATTCATATACAGCTTTAATTCAACTAAGCGAAACATCGTTGACTCACTGGATCTTGCTATAAACGACGGGGTCTTAACAGTTCATGCTTATTGCTCTGCTGACTGGGGACCGGAGGCCTATCAGGCAGAAAAACATAAAAAGCACGTTGAGAAGCTATTCAGAATGCCCGTCGAGATCGTATTTAGTTATTCTGAGAGAGTTTAATCTCACCTGATAAGGGTATGTAAAAATTGAACTTCCTGCTTTTCCATCTTTCACACAATTATAACAAAACATTTACATAGCGTTGAATATACTTTGCTAGGATAACTAATAGGGAAGGGTGGCGGATACATTAATGACAACAACAAAGAATGCGATTGAGTTAAGCAGTCCTGCTTACTATAACAACAGGGAGCTTAGCTGGCTTGCGTTTAATGAAAGAGTATTAGAAGAAGCAATTGATACAAGAAACCCATTGCTTGAGAGGTTTAAATTCCTCGCTATCTTCAGCTCGAATTTGGATGAATTTTTTATGGTGCGGGTGGCCGGCTTAAAGGATCAGGTTAAGGCCGGATTTAATAAGCCTGAAAATAAGGCAGGGCTGACTCCAAAAAGACAGCTTGCGAAAATAGCAGAGCTCAATCACCGGCTGGTGGCACTGCAAAGCAGTACATTTACAAAAACTCTTCTTCCGGCACTGAAGGAAGAGAATATTGAGTTTTTGACGTTTGGCCAGCTTTCTTCATTGCAGCTCAATCATCTGGAAGATTATTTTGACGAGCAGATTTTCCCGGTTCTGACTCCAATGGCGGTAGATGCATACAGGCCGTTTCCTATGCTTTTAAATAAAAGTTTAAACCTTGCGATTGTTTTGAAGGATCCTGATGCACCTGAGGAGCTTCGCCAAAAAACCGCGATTGTTCAGGTTCCGTCTGTCCTTGAGCGGTTTGTTAAATTAGATCATCCAGATAAAGATCATTATGTTTTGCTTGAAGACATAATTGCTCATTTTATTTTTAAGCTTTTTAAAGGATACAATGTGCAATCTGTTACACAGTTCAGGATTACAAGAAATGCAGATATGACCATCCACGAAGAGGGCGCAAGGGATCTTCTGAAAGAGATTGAAAAAGAACTGAAAAAAAGGAAATGGGGATCAGCAGTCCGTCTGGAACTAAAAAAAGATGGCTATGACAGCAATGTGCTGCAATATTTGCTTCATGAGCTGGAAATCCATGAAAAAGATGTTTACGAAGTAGAAGGGCCGCTGGATTTAACCTTTTTATTCGGTTTTTCTAAAGAGCTTTCTGCAAAGCATGACCATCTGGAATTTCAGACGCTGATTCCGCAGCCGCCAAAAGACCTTCATTCTGATCAGCACATTTTTGAACAGGCATCTGAACGTGATATTTTCCTTCACCATCCGTATGAATCGTTTCAGCCTGTCGTTGACTTTGTTGCTGATGCAGCAGATGATCCGGACGTATTGGCAATCAAGCAGACTCTCTATCGTGTAAGCGGAGGTTCTCCTATTATAGAAGGGCTTAAAAGAGCCGCTGAAAACGGAAAACAGGTAACGGTTCTGGTCGAATTAAAAGCAAGGTTCGATGAAGAAAATAACGTTCAATGGGCGAAAGAGCTTGAAAAAGCCGGCTGCCATGTCATATATGGCATGACCTATCTGAAAACCCACAGCAAAATTACGCTCGTTGTCCGCAAAAAGAATAACCGGATTGAGCGGTTTGTCCATCTTGGAACTGGAAATTACAATGAGAAGACAGCCAATATCTATACAGATATGGGATTGATTACGTCTAAAAGGAAATTTGGCATTGATGCCACCAACTTCTTTAATTATTTAAGCGGTTATACGGAAAAACCCGAGTTCCACCATTTATCCGTTGCCCCATTTGACATACGAAAAGATTTTATTCAGCTGATTGATCAGGAAATTGCCTATCAAAAGAAATACGGCAACGGCCGGATCATTTCCAAAATGAATTCCCTGACTGATAAAGCCATTATTATGAAGCTGTATGAAGCTTCGAATGCGGGCGTAAAGATTGATCTGATTGTGAGGGGAATCTGCTGTCTGCGCCCGGGTATTAAAGGTGTAAGCGAAAACATTCGGGTTCGCAGCATTGTCGGCCGTTTCCTGGAGCACAGCCGCATTTATTATTTCCATCACAATGGAGAAGAAAGAATGTATCTGTCCTCAGCAGATATGATGACGAGAAACATGGAAAAAAGAGTGGAAATCGCCTTTCCGATCTTTGAAGGCCAGATTAAAAAGCGCATTAACAGGATCCTTGCTATTCAGCTGGAAGATAATATGAAGTCAAGGGAGCAGGATTCAGAGGGGATTTACAGCTACGTGAAAAAAGATAAAGATACTCCTGAGTTCGACAGTCAGCTTGTAATGTTCGGAATGGCCTATCAAGTACTCGAAGATGAAGAATAACTAAGAAAAAGTCCGGAATCCCGGACTTTTTTGCTATGACTTGGCGCTTTTCAATGTGAATACAGTTAATTCAGGAACGGATAAGAAGCGAAAAGGCAGTCTGGTTGTCCCTAAACCACGGTTAACGTATAATTTTTTGGATCCGAACTCATACAGACCTTCTGTATATACATCAGCATATGGAGGGGTGATAAGCGGTCCGTAGAAAGGGAGCTGAATTTGACCGCCGTGGCTATGGCCGGACAGCTGCAAATCAACATGAAGCTTTTTTGCCTGAATCCATGAATCCGGTTCATGAGCGAGAAGGATGTTGAATGTTTTAGGGCTGAAGGAGCCTGCCGTTTTTTGATAGTCAGGTTTGCCAAGCATCAAATCGTCCAAACCTGCGATGTTTATATACGTACCATCCAGGAGACGAACCTTTTCAGATTCGTTTTTCAGGAGCTTGAAGCCTGAATGCTTCAGGATTTCCGCATAAACATCACTGCCGTATCCTCCGTGATCATGATTGCCGTAGACCGCGTATTTACCAAGTGGAGCTACTATATCCTTTAAATGCGGGATTATATCTTTCGTTTGTCTGTAGTGAAGAGGATCGTCCATTAAATCTCCAGTAAAGAGTACTATATCAGGTTTATATCCATTAATCGCATCTTTAATTTTCCCAAGCTGGCTGATTGAATAATAGTCGCTCAGATGCGTATCACTGAATTGAACGATTTTCATTCCGCTGAATCCATTCGGGATTTTAGAACTGATCACTTCCAGCTCCTGGATATCGAGAAGCTTCGGCTCCAAGTATCTGGCGTAACTGTATCCGCCAATGGAAAAAACAAAACCAGCAACAGTAAACGAGAGAAAACTCTTCAGGAATAATCGCCGGGACATCTTTTTATTCATATTCCCCAACCATTCTAATAAGTAATGACTAATTATAACATGGTTTATTTAAGAATATGATCGAATGATGGATCGTAAGAAAATAGTTCGAAAAGAAAGACTGCATATGCTAATATATGAATGAGTATTCATTCATTGAACAAGGGGGATTATTTATGGGAGAAAAAGTTATGATCATTACAGGCGGATCCAGCGGGATGGGAAAAGCTATGGCAAAACGCTTTGCACTGGATGGAAAAAACGTTGTTATTACGGGAAGAACTCTGGAATCGCTTGAAAAAACGAAGGAAGAGATTCAGCAGACTGAAGGCCAGATTATGACTTTTGCAATGGATGTCAGACAGCCCGAGAAAGCAGCAGAGCTCGTTCAAGCTGTACATGCACAATACGGAAGAATAGATGGGCTAATTAATAACGCTGCAGGAAATTTCATATGCCCTGCTGAAAAATTATCAGTAAACGGATGGAATTCTGTAATCAATATTGTCCTTAATGGTACTTTTTATATGAGTTCCAGCGTCGGAAACTACTGGATTGAGCAGAAACAAAAAGGGGCAATCATCAACATGCTCGCTACATATGCATGGGGAGCGGGAGCAGGGGTGATTCATTCAGCTGCTGCAAAAGCAGGTGTTCACTCCATGACACGCACGTTGGCTGTTGAATGGGGCAGCCGCTATGGGATCAGAGTAAATGCAATTGCTCCTGGTCCAATTGAGCGGACTGGCGGTGCGGATAAATTGTGGGAATCAGAAGAAGCCGCTAAACGAACATTAGCAAGTGTCCCGTTAAAAAGGCTTGGAACTCCTGAAGAAATTGCAGGTATTGCTGCCTTTCTAATGTCAGATGAAGCTGCATATATTAATGGGGAATGCATCACGATGGATGGCGGCCAATGGCTCAATCAGCACCCATTTTGATATTAAGATCAGCCTGCAGAATTTCTGCAGGCTGTTTTAATCTTGGACGTTCAATCAATATTCTGTTTGGATATTCCTAGCCGGCGATAACTAATATATTATCGAAACCGAACCAAAGTTTATCGAATCCCGATATATTATCGAAAACACCCCTTTTATTATGAAACCCGAACAATCGACATTTCCCGCGCGTGTACCGCCCATAAAGCGTGCGCCAATGGCCAGATAAGACGACCCACGATCTACCAAGACGGCAAACTCCGCACATCCTTGAGAATCCATTCATAATACCCCCACTTTGCAGCAAAGTTTTAAATACAACCAATTACAAAAAAGTGGAAGGGATAGACAAACGGTTCCCCGTCAGAATTGTGATATAATTTGCATAATAGAGACAGAATGAGGGGGAAAGAATCATGGATGCTCTGGATATTCTTTCGAATAAACAAGATGTAGTGCCATACTATCAAGCTATATTCAGTGCAGATGAACAAATCATTGCAGGTTATGAAGTGCTTGGAAGAATCCATTATCAAGGAGAGCTTAGAAGCCTTGGGGATTTTTTTGCAGACGAGAGTGTACCAGATGAATACAAAATTGAAATTGATGATTACATAGTTGAACAGGCACTTGAATATGCTCTGGCTGAGAAACTGGATGCCCTTATTTTTATTAACCGGGATGCAAATTTACTCATGATGGATCAGGGAGAGAGCTTTCTTGCCTTGTTGCTCCGTTTTCAAGCAAAAGGATTGAACCTAGAGCAAATTGCCATCGAGTTAACGGAGCATCAATTTAATGGGGATATTGAACGTTTGCAGCATCTGATTCTTTATTACCGGACTTACGGGATCAAGCTTGCTGCTGCGAATATTGGCAGGGAAAGCAGCAACCTTGATCGAATTGGAAAGCTTTCGCCTGACATTTTGAAAATTGATCTTCAGCCTCTCCGGATGACTTCTGCATCCGCATCTTTTAATGATGTGCTGTATTCTATTTCTTTGCTTGCCAGAAAAATAGGTGCGTCCATTCTTTTTGAGGATATCGAGGCGAATTTCCAGCTTCAATATGCCTGGAGAAACGGAGGCCGCTATTTCCAGGGCTTTTACTTAACAAAACCTGAAGCGCAATTTCTTCAAAAGAATTTGCTGAAAGAGAAGCTTTCCAGCGAATTTCATCACTTTATTATCCATGAGAAGAAGAAATTAGAAACCTTTTATGAGTTATCCGAACAGTTTTACCAGAGGATTCATCATCTTGCCGGAATCAGCGAAAAGCTGTGCAGCAGCCAGGACCAGTTAATTACGATGCTGTCTAAAGAGCTTTCTGATTGCAGCTTCCGCATTTATGTTTGCGATTCAGATGGTTTTCAAACGACCGGCAATATCTTCAAAGCGGGCGATGGCTGGGTATTTCAGGAGCAATATAAGCATAAAAATTGGAGCTGGCGCCCTTATTTCCTGGAAAATCTGATGAAGATGAGAATCGGAAGAAAAGGCTTTTTCAGTGATTTATACAGTGATATCGAAACGGGTGAAACGATCCGCACGTATTCATATCCTCTTGATGATGGCCACTACCTGTTTATTGATCTGCCCTATCAATACCTCTACGATCAAAACGGTATGCTGTGAATGAATTCACGCAAAACGCAGACAATAAGGAAAAAATAATGGAGGAATTTATGATTGCTCTAGGTGCCATTGGTCTGCTTATCTTGCTGGGAGGACTTTTCATCACATTCAGGACAGGGATTTGGACTCAGGCCAGAAGAAAAGAATTTGATGTTTCAGCTCCAAAGCCTGTTCAAGCGCATCCGTATCTTTTTAACCCGATATTTCTTGTATATTTAGGTGCGGGGGTTCTTGTAATCGTATTGATCCTATATTTTGTTTTTAAATATGGAAGTTATTAAGAACAGAGCTTTTTAACGGGCTCTGTTTTTTTAACGTTTCGTTTTTAAAAGAAAGTGGAATAACAAAAATATAAATGATCGACGCCGGTAGATAACCTGATTAGGCTAAAGGACGAAAGGGAGGAATAAACAATGAAAGCGTTATCAACGATTACTGCAACAGCTGTTCTATTTTTTTCACTTGGATCCCCGGCCGTAGGTGAAACCGTATCGGTTAAAACCGATCGTGTGCAGCAGTCTGCTCCGCAGCAAGCCACAGTGAAACAGCGTTCATTCAACATGCTGCAGGATGCATATCAGGCCCAAATATCACTAGGCAGCAAAGAACGGTCGAAAACCGAAATGAAACGTGTTCTAAACCCGTATTTTACAGATGAAATGGCTAATATTTATTTAAAGCATAATGCTGTAAAAGGGCAAAAACAATATATTGTATACGGCACAGATTTCCCTATCTTATCCATTCCGTTTTTCAGCTATGGTGCTGAGACGAAACTCAAGGATAAGGGGGATAAAAGAATTATTTATCAATACTTTGAACATACAGATGAAGGGCCCGTTACATATGATAGTCATTATGAAGCTGTAACATTGACTAAATCTGCGGGGAAATGGAAAGTGTCTTCAATTACTGAAAGCAAGGAAGAGCCAAAATAAAATAGATATTGACACAGATAATGATAATCATTATCATTGATGTAAATAAATAAATTGTCTAACGTTCCCGCTCCCCCAAAAAGTGCGGAATACTGAACCCGGTCCTTCATGACCGGGTTTTTCTTTTTTTTTTATAAGGCATTTTCAGAAGCGGATATTGAAAAATGATTGATAGCAGAAGTCATAAGCCTCATCACCCAGCATCTTTGAACGGAAAATGACCATTTCCAATACTTAATGTTTAGCAGCTGAGTATGCGGATACAGTCTGAAAAATAGAATATGGCCATGCACCTTCCACATAGGTAAATAACAGTGCCTTAAAAAAGGGAGGAATCTGCGTGTTTACTCGTATCGACCGACTGCTCATTGATCTTCCAAAACCCAAAAACCCAGACGCAAATGCTGCAGCGGCTGTGCAGGAGCTGCTTGGAGGAAAGTTCGGTGAAATGTCTACCTTAAATAATTATTTGTATCAGTCTTTCAATTTTCGCAGCAAAAAAAAGCTAAAGCCATTTTATGATCTTGTAGCAAGTATAACCGCAGAAGAAATGGGTCATGTAGAGCTTGTGGCGAATACGATTAACCTTATGATTATTGGGACGACTCACC
Protein-coding regions in this window:
- a CDS encoding MFS transporter, producing MEIFKNPNFVKLFFAALSSQMGTTIGNMAFAFYMLEHFSSQPYYATLAELMYSLPTIFVFFVVGVVADRFDRKKVAENCDWIRAGLSIVLFGALFLNSIPLIFFILFLRSSVTKFFFPAENSLVQGILKKEQYAQAAGLNQILFSLFMVFGVGLGAIAYKTIGIHGAVAIDLISFVISALLIRACKIPRGARLPNGNPNWKDINFKTSFRDFKDGIVYIIQNKLLAVIIFGFFVFGFVNGGFAILPMFTMKYKLSPENYEWYASFFAISLGIGLLAGSAIATFIEKKIKPHLMMIVPILAASALIVLLGFTDHLWVYLTTVFFIGICLGPINIAIGGWMPKIVNPKLMGRVSGWIDPLMMTAQSLTLGFIALVFPKFIETIDYIYYGMASVIFLVFIFYALTLPKLSEQADLEEKRKNLQEKKAKKTVNPVQ
- a CDS encoding L,D-transpeptidase family protein — protein: MVYMVKAGETVRSIAKDFRISPEALAKANGLTVQSALSPGRKLLVPGLRDPNTIPYRIAVSISKKKLGLYRNGTLVKQYPIATGRMLYSTPIGEFVIVNREPNPGGPYGAMWLSLSKAGYGIHGTNNPASIGQSVSKGCIRMYNKDVLELAAAVPNGTRVSIIS
- the ppx gene encoding exopolyphosphatase → MEKEKFAIVDIGSNTMRLVIYERDKSGRLKEIENVKAVARLRNYLNEENVLEEEGIKKMLDTLKSFQEVSRHHQMKNVHTVATATVRQAVNKDEILERAEKETDFSIRLLSEYEEAYYGYLAVVNSTSIKNGITIDIGGGSTEITLFENRELKEYHSFPFGALSLRKKFVSEELPDEKESIRLTAYIKEQLQTLPWLKDNRLPVIGIGGSARNLVQVDQALKEYPFAGVHQYEMTPQDMKNVLTYLKSQTFEDLQRVDGLSKDRADLIIPAGMVFQVLCSQVQADRFIMSRKGLRDGVFFEDLSREYGISAYPNVVEESFYEMATDFHIDLNHVIPVTNMVFDFVRLLENHALVSYSEEELTDLKRGAFVFNLGQYIDSESSSKHTFYLLANRTIDGMTHKERLKTALIASFVSKASLKQYLEPFQDWFTKDEQKNIRTSGAILKFIYSFNSTKRNIVDSLDLAINDGVLTVHAYCSADWGPEAYQAEKHKKHVEKLFRMPVEIVFSYSERV
- a CDS encoding RNA degradosome polyphosphate kinase, which encodes MTTTKNAIELSSPAYYNNRELSWLAFNERVLEEAIDTRNPLLERFKFLAIFSSNLDEFFMVRVAGLKDQVKAGFNKPENKAGLTPKRQLAKIAELNHRLVALQSSTFTKTLLPALKEENIEFLTFGQLSSLQLNHLEDYFDEQIFPVLTPMAVDAYRPFPMLLNKSLNLAIVLKDPDAPEELRQKTAIVQVPSVLERFVKLDHPDKDHYVLLEDIIAHFIFKLFKGYNVQSVTQFRITRNADMTIHEEGARDLLKEIEKELKKRKWGSAVRLELKKDGYDSNVLQYLLHELEIHEKDVYEVEGPLDLTFLFGFSKELSAKHDHLEFQTLIPQPPKDLHSDQHIFEQASERDIFLHHPYESFQPVVDFVADAADDPDVLAIKQTLYRVSGGSPIIEGLKRAAENGKQVTVLVELKARFDEENNVQWAKELEKAGCHVIYGMTYLKTHSKITLVVRKKNNRIERFVHLGTGNYNEKTANIYTDMGLITSKRKFGIDATNFFNYLSGYTEKPEFHHLSVAPFDIRKDFIQLIDQEIAYQKKYGNGRIISKMNSLTDKAIIMKLYEASNAGVKIDLIVRGICCLRPGIKGVSENIRVRSIVGRFLEHSRIYYFHHNGEERMYLSSADMMTRNMEKRVEIAFPIFEGQIKKRINRILAIQLEDNMKSREQDSEGIYSYVKKDKDTPEFDSQLVMFGMAYQVLEDEE
- a CDS encoding metallophosphoesterase codes for the protein MNKKMSRRLFLKSFLSFTVAGFVFSIGGYSYARYLEPKLLDIQELEVISSKIPNGFSGMKIVQFSDTHLSDYYSISQLGKIKDAINGYKPDIVLFTGDLMDDPLHYRQTKDIIPHLKDIVAPLGKYAVYGNHDHGGYGSDVYAEILKHSGFKLLKNESEKVRLLDGTYINIAGLDDLMLGKPDYQKTAGSFSPKTFNILLAHEPDSWIQAKKLHVDLQLSGHSHGGQIQLPFYGPLITPPYADVYTEGLYEFGSKKLYVNRGLGTTRLPFRFLSVPELTVFTLKSAKS
- the fadH gene encoding 2,4-dienoyl-CoA reductase, yielding MGEKVMIITGGSSGMGKAMAKRFALDGKNVVITGRTLESLEKTKEEIQQTEGQIMTFAMDVRQPEKAAELVQAVHAQYGRIDGLINNAAGNFICPAEKLSVNGWNSVINIVLNGTFYMSSSVGNYWIEQKQKGAIINMLATYAWGAGAGVIHSAAAKAGVHSMTRTLAVEWGSRYGIRVNAIAPGPIERTGGADKLWESEEAAKRTLASVPLKRLGTPEEIAGIAAFLMSDEAAYINGECITMDGGQWLNQHPF
- a CDS encoding EAL-associated domain-containing protein; translation: MMDALDILSNKQDVVPYYQAIFSADEQIIAGYEVLGRIHYQGELRSLGDFFADESVPDEYKIEIDDYIVEQALEYALAEKLDALIFINRDANLLMMDQGESFLALLLRFQAKGLNLEQIAIELTEHQFNGDIERLQHLILYYRTYGIKLAAANIGRESSNLDRIGKLSPDILKIDLQPLRMTSASASFNDVLYSISLLARKIGASILFEDIEANFQLQYAWRNGGRYFQGFYLTKPEAQFLQKNLLKEKLSSEFHHFIIHEKKKLETFYELSEQFYQRIHHLAGISEKLCSSQDQLITMLSKELSDCSFRIYVCDSDGFQTTGNIFKAGDGWVFQEQYKHKNWSWRPYFLENLMKMRIGRKGFFSDLYSDIETGETIRTYSYPLDDGHYLFIDLPYQYLYDQNGML
- a CDS encoding DUF3993 domain-containing protein — its product is MKALSTITATAVLFFSLGSPAVGETVSVKTDRVQQSAPQQATVKQRSFNMLQDAYQAQISLGSKERSKTEMKRVLNPYFTDEMANIYLKHNAVKGQKQYIVYGTDFPILSIPFFSYGAETKLKDKGDKRIIYQYFEHTDEGPVTYDSHYEAVTLTKSAGKWKVSSITESKEEPK